The following proteins come from a genomic window of Corallococcus sp. NCRR:
- a CDS encoding Hsp70 family protein — MARYAIGIDLGTTHSAVSYFNLEDGKPRGPSQSMLPVPQVTAPGTVEARPLLPSFLYLPSAQEFPEGSLGLPWNSEPGVIVGDFARSHGAKVPTRLVSSAKSWLSHPGVDRRSALLPWQAPPEVQRVSPLDASARYLRHLKEAWDHTFARAQEESGNALSKQEVIVTVPASFDAAARDLTLEAAKAAGIEHITLLEEPQAALYAWLEAMGENFRKQVHPGEVILVVDVGGGTSDFSVITVKDREGDLELLRVAVGDHILLGGDNMDLALAHTLNQRMAADGRKLDAWQFNGLTYGCRQAKETLYADPSVDRVPIAIPGRGSSLIGGTLRTELTREELDRVLTDGFFPVTQVADLPRTARRTGLAQMALPYAQDPAVTKHLAAFLTRQAQALAASTDSPVDVAGKGFLHPTAVLFNGGVFKAGPLKGRVMEVLNQWLAAEGAPPAKELEGADLDLAVARGAAYYGWVRQGHGLRIRGGTARAYYVGVETAMPAVPGMEPPVKALCVAPFGMEEGTQADVPPQEFGLVTGEPTSFRFFASSVRRDDRVGEMVEDVESELASGGLEEVAPIETTLPGQPTPFGDLTPVNLQAAVTEVGTLELRCLEKNGSGRWKLELNVRMKE; from the coding sequence ATGGCCCGATACGCAATCGGCATCGACCTGGGCACCACGCACTCCGCGGTGTCCTACTTCAACCTCGAGGACGGCAAGCCGCGCGGCCCCTCGCAGTCCATGCTGCCCGTGCCCCAGGTGACGGCGCCCGGCACCGTGGAAGCGCGCCCGCTGCTCCCCTCCTTCCTCTACCTCCCCAGCGCGCAGGAGTTCCCGGAGGGCAGCCTCGGGCTGCCGTGGAACAGCGAGCCGGGCGTCATCGTGGGTGACTTCGCCCGCTCGCACGGGGCGAAGGTGCCCACGCGGCTGGTGTCCTCCGCGAAGAGCTGGCTGTCACACCCGGGCGTTGACCGGCGCTCGGCGCTGCTCCCCTGGCAGGCGCCGCCGGAGGTGCAGCGCGTGTCGCCGCTGGATGCATCCGCGCGCTACCTGCGCCACCTGAAGGAGGCGTGGGACCACACCTTCGCCCGCGCGCAGGAGGAGTCCGGCAACGCGCTGTCGAAGCAGGAGGTCATCGTCACCGTCCCGGCGTCCTTCGACGCGGCGGCGCGCGACCTGACGCTGGAGGCCGCGAAGGCGGCGGGCATCGAGCACATCACCCTGCTGGAGGAGCCGCAGGCCGCGCTGTACGCGTGGCTGGAGGCGATGGGGGAGAACTTCCGCAAGCAGGTGCATCCGGGGGAAGTCATCCTCGTGGTGGACGTGGGCGGCGGCACGTCCGACTTCTCCGTCATCACCGTGAAGGACCGCGAGGGCGACCTGGAGCTGCTCCGCGTGGCGGTGGGCGACCACATCCTGCTGGGCGGCGACAACATGGACCTCGCCCTGGCGCACACGCTCAACCAGCGGATGGCCGCGGACGGGCGCAAGCTGGACGCGTGGCAGTTCAACGGCCTCACCTATGGGTGCCGGCAGGCGAAGGAGACGCTGTACGCGGATCCGTCCGTGGACCGGGTGCCCATCGCGATTCCGGGCCGGGGCTCGTCGCTCATCGGCGGCACGCTGCGCACGGAGTTGACGCGCGAGGAGCTGGACCGCGTCCTCACGGATGGCTTCTTCCCGGTGACGCAGGTGGCGGACCTGCCTCGCACCGCCCGGCGCACGGGCCTGGCGCAGATGGCGCTGCCGTACGCGCAGGATCCGGCCGTCACGAAGCACCTGGCGGCCTTCCTCACCCGGCAGGCGCAGGCGCTGGCGGCCAGCACGGACTCGCCGGTGGACGTGGCGGGCAAGGGCTTCCTGCACCCCACCGCGGTGCTCTTCAACGGCGGCGTCTTCAAGGCCGGGCCGCTGAAGGGCCGCGTGATGGAGGTCCTCAACCAGTGGCTCGCCGCGGAAGGGGCGCCCCCGGCGAAGGAGCTGGAGGGCGCGGACCTGGACCTCGCGGTGGCCCGCGGCGCGGCGTACTACGGCTGGGTGCGTCAGGGCCACGGCCTGCGCATCCGCGGCGGCACGGCGCGCGCCTACTACGTGGGCGTGGAGACGGCGATGCCGGCGGTGCCGGGCATGGAGCCGCCGGTGAAGGCGCTGTGCGTGGCGCCCTTCGGGATGGAGGAAGGGACGCAGGCGGACGTGCCGCCCCAGGAGTTCGGGCTCGTCACCGGCGAACCCACCAGCTTCCGCTTCTTCGCGTCGTCCGTGCGGCGCGATGACCGCGTGGGCGAGATGGTGGAGGACGTGGAGTCGGAGCTGGCGTCCGGGGGGCTGGAGGAGGTGGCGCCCATCGAGACGACGCTGCCCGGACAGCCCACGCCCTTTGGCGACCTGACGCCGGTGAACCTCCAGGCGGCGGTGACGGAGGTGGGCACGCTGGAGCTGCGGTGCCTGGAGAAGAACGGCTCCGGGCGCTGGAAGCTGGAGCTCAACGTGCGCATGAAGGAGTAG
- a CDS encoding DUF2760 domain-containing protein translates to MTDPSASLSFFARFWLAWLCFWRCLVSREFAQAVLPTSRAYDAGQLKELPSGETQAPPPVKTPAVQAPVAPAPLPPEREHASALSLLAMLQREGRFLDFVQENVAAFPDADVGAAARIVHEGCRKVVHQYLTLQPVLPQGEGDKVTVPPGFDAQRIRLTGNVAGEPPYGGTLRHHGWVTTEVKFPTVSPAMEPRVLAPAEVELA, encoded by the coding sequence ATGACCGACCCGTCCGCCTCCCTGTCGTTCTTCGCCCGCTTCTGGCTCGCCTGGCTGTGCTTCTGGCGCTGCCTCGTGTCCCGCGAATTCGCGCAGGCCGTGCTGCCGACCAGCCGCGCCTATGACGCCGGCCAGCTCAAGGAGCTTCCGTCCGGGGAAACGCAGGCCCCACCGCCGGTGAAGACGCCCGCCGTGCAGGCGCCCGTCGCCCCCGCGCCCCTCCCCCCGGAGCGCGAACACGCCAGCGCCCTCTCGCTCCTGGCCATGCTCCAGCGCGAGGGCCGCTTCCTGGACTTCGTGCAGGAGAACGTCGCGGCCTTCCCGGACGCGGACGTGGGCGCGGCGGCCCGTATCGTCCATGAGGGCTGCCGCAAGGTGGTGCACCAGTACCTGACACTCCAGCCGGTGCTGCCGCAGGGCGAAGGCGACAAGGTGACGGTGCCGCCGGGCTTCGACGCGCAGCGCATCCGGCTCACCGGCAACGTGGCCGGCGAACCTCCTTATGGTGGCACGCTCCGGCACCACGGCTGGGTGACCACGGAGGTGAAGTTCCCCACCGTCAGCCCCGCCATGGAGCCGCGCGTGCTGGCGCCGGCGGAAGTCGAGCTCGCCTGA